The following are encoded in a window of Kaistia algarum genomic DNA:
- a CDS encoding biotin--[acetyl-CoA-carboxylase] ligase yields MEFNLGSGAARSGYRLVAFPSIGSTNQEAIVAARNGDPGRCWFVTARQTAGRGRRGRNWETPEGNLAASLLLVVPHDPMKAATLGFVAGLSLDEALRAVAPDLAVSIGLDGFEGTGSAGRRDRLRLKWPNDVLLDGGKLAGILLEAEPLASGGFAVSIGIGVNIVAAPEGLPYPASALSALGYAIDAARLFSALSDAFANVLRVWDEGRGFANVRRLWLDRAAGLGEDVAVRIGDRVVSGTFETIDDEGRLVIRSSAGLVRTVAAGEVHFGAVASAKV; encoded by the coding sequence GTGGAATTTAACCTCGGTTCAGGAGCGGCGAGGAGCGGCTACCGTCTCGTCGCCTTTCCGTCGATCGGCTCCACCAATCAGGAAGCCATCGTCGCGGCGCGCAACGGTGATCCCGGCCGTTGCTGGTTCGTGACCGCACGTCAGACGGCCGGCCGCGGCCGGCGCGGCCGCAACTGGGAGACGCCGGAAGGCAATCTCGCGGCCAGCCTGCTGCTCGTCGTTCCGCATGATCCGATGAAGGCGGCAACGCTCGGCTTCGTCGCCGGTCTCTCGCTCGACGAGGCACTTCGCGCCGTTGCGCCTGATTTGGCCGTGTCGATCGGCCTTGATGGTTTCGAAGGCACGGGCTCGGCCGGGCGGCGGGACCGCCTTCGCCTCAAATGGCCAAACGACGTCCTGCTCGATGGCGGCAAGCTGGCGGGAATCCTTCTGGAGGCCGAGCCGCTCGCCTCCGGTGGCTTTGCGGTCTCCATCGGCATAGGCGTCAACATCGTGGCGGCCCCGGAGGGGTTGCCCTATCCGGCGTCCGCGCTGTCGGCGCTGGGCTATGCGATCGATGCGGCCCGGCTGTTCTCGGCGCTGTCCGATGCCTTTGCCAATGTCCTCAGGGTGTGGGACGAGGGCAGGGGATTTGCGAATGTGCGAAGACTTTGGCTCGACCGGGCGGCCGGACTGGGCGAAGATGTGGCAGTAAGAATCGGAGATCGGGTCGTCTCGGGCACATTCGAGACGATTGACGATGAGGGCAGGCTCGTCATCCGGTCGTCCGCAGGGTTAGTCAGGACGGTCGCCGCCGGCGAGGTCCATTTCGGTGCGGTGGCGTCGGCCAAAGTATGA
- the nuoN gene encoding NADH-quinone oxidoreductase subunit NuoN, which yields MDIATLPTLAPFLPELVLAIGALALLMIGVFRGERSAPLVSTLAILVVIVAGLALLFRAEDGVTFGGAFVLDPFARFMKVLALIGSGFAIVMSAGFAKREKFDHFEYPVLILLATLGMMLMISANDLIALYLGLELQSLALYVVAAINRDSVKSTEAGLKYFVLGALSSGMLLYGASMIYGFTGHTQFPEIAAALSQGPASVGVIFGIVFFITGIAFKVSAVPFHMWTPDVYEGAPTPVTAFFAAAPKAAAMAIFVRALVEGFGPASGEWQQVIAFISIASMVLGAFAAIGQKNIKRLMAYSSIGHMGFALVGLAAGNEAGVQGVILYMAIYVAMTLGVFAVILAMRRNGHMVEEIGDLAGLSRTHPVMAFIFAALLFSLAGIPPLAGFFAKFYVFLAAIDAHLYALSVIGVLSSVVGAYYYLRLVKIMYFDEPAEAFEPMSGGLRLVLGLSGAFVLLYVVFAGPFGAAAGVAAKTFF from the coding sequence ATGGATATCGCAACGCTCCCGACGCTCGCGCCCTTCCTGCCGGAGCTCGTGCTGGCCATCGGTGCGCTCGCCTTGCTGATGATCGGCGTTTTCCGCGGCGAACGCTCGGCGCCGCTGGTCTCGACGCTGGCCATCCTGGTCGTGATCGTCGCCGGGCTCGCGCTGCTGTTCCGGGCCGAGGACGGGGTCACGTTCGGCGGCGCCTTCGTGCTCGATCCCTTCGCCCGCTTCATGAAAGTGCTGGCGCTGATCGGCTCGGGCTTCGCCATTGTCATGTCGGCCGGCTTCGCCAAGCGCGAGAAGTTCGACCATTTCGAATATCCAGTGCTGATCCTGCTCGCGACCCTCGGCATGATGCTGATGATCTCGGCGAACGATCTGATCGCGCTCTATCTCGGCCTCGAATTGCAGTCGCTGGCGCTCTATGTCGTCGCTGCCATCAATCGCGACTCCGTCAAATCCACGGAAGCCGGCCTCAAATATTTCGTTCTTGGAGCGCTTTCCTCGGGCATGCTGCTCTACGGCGCCTCCATGATCTATGGCTTCACCGGCCATACCCAATTCCCGGAAATCGCCGCAGCGCTGTCGCAGGGCCCCGCCTCAGTCGGCGTCATTTTCGGCATCGTCTTCTTCATCACCGGTATCGCCTTCAAGGTCTCGGCGGTTCCGTTCCACATGTGGACGCCCGACGTCTATGAGGGCGCACCGACGCCGGTAACGGCCTTCTTCGCGGCGGCACCGAAGGCCGCCGCCATGGCGATCTTCGTGCGCGCCCTCGTCGAGGGCTTCGGCCCGGCGAGCGGCGAATGGCAGCAGGTCATCGCCTTCATCTCGATCGCCTCAATGGTGCTTGGCGCTTTCGCCGCGATCGGGCAGAAGAACATCAAGCGACTGATGGCCTATTCGTCGATCGGTCACATGGGCTTCGCGTTGGTCGGCCTCGCCGCCGGCAATGAGGCCGGTGTCCAGGGCGTCATTCTCTACATGGCGATCTATGTGGCGATGACGCTCGGCGTCTTTGCCGTGATCCTCGCCATGCGCCGCAATGGGCATATGGTCGAGGAGATCGGGGATCTCGCTGGGCTGTCGCGCACGCATCCGGTGATGGCGTTCATCTTCGCGGCGCTGCTCTTCTCGCTCGCCGGCATCCCGCCGCTCGCCGGGTTCTTCGCGAAGTTCTACGTCTTCCTGGCAGCGATCGACGCGCATCTCTATGCGCTCTCGGTGATCGGCGTGCTCTCGAGCGTCGTCGGCGCCTACTATTATCTTCGCCTCGTCAAGATCATGTATTTCGATGAGCCAGCAGAGGCGTTCGAGCCGATGTCGGGCGGGCTACGGCTGGTGCTTGGCCTCTCCGGCGCGTTCGTCCTCCTCTACGTGGTCTTCGCCGGCCCCTTCGGTGCCGCTGCGGGTGTCGCCGCCAAGACGTTCTTCTGA